Genomic segment of Acidobacteriota bacterium:
AAGGCGGCAACGATGGCATCCGGATCACTCACCATGGCTGACAGCGCAACCGTACTCAACGACGCGGCACTCAATGCCCCGCCCCGCGAGGGCATGATCGTCACCGACGACCTGTGGAAGACCTACGACATGGGTTCGGAGCAGGTGCACGCCCTCCGCGGTGTCGACATCACCATCCGCAAGAACGAGTACGTTGCCATCATGGGACCTTCCGGCTCGGGCAAATCCACGCTCATGAACCTGATCGGCTGCCTGGATACGCCGTCCAAGGGCAAGTACTGGCTCAACAGCCAGCTCGTCTCCGAGCTCGATGACGATGAATTGGCGCGCATCCGCAACAAGGAGATCGGCTTCGTCTTCCAGACTTTCAACCTGCTCGCCAGGGCCACCGCGCTGCACAACGTAGAGCTGCCACTCATCTACAACGGCACCGCTTCGGAAGAGCGCATCGAGCGCGCCAAGGGAGCGCTGCGCAAGGTCGACCTCGAATCGCGCATGATGCACAAACCGAACGAACTCTCCGGCGGACAGCGCCAGCGCGTCGCCATCGCGCGCGCCCTGGTCAACAATCCTTCCATCATCCTCGCCGACGAGCCCA
This window contains:
- a CDS encoding ABC transporter ATP-binding protein — protein: MADSATVLNDAALNAPPREGMIVTDDLWKTYDMGSEQVHALRGVDITIRKNEYVAIMGPSGSGKSTLMNLIGCLDTPSKGKYWLNSQLVSELDDDELARIRNKEIGFVFQTFNLLARATALHNVELPLIYNGTASEERIERAKGALRKVDLESRMMHKPNELSGGQRQRVAIARALVNNPSIILADEPTGNLDSKTGNEIMALFDALHGQGNTIILVTHEADIAAYAHRIIHLKDGKVALDEPNPNRRAH